In the genome of bacterium, the window GGTGATCCAGACGTGTCCGTACTGCCCGCGTCCGCCGGTCTGCCGGATGTAGCGTCCCTCCTGCTTTGCGTGGCGCGTGATCGTCTCCCGGTAGGCGACCTGGGGACGCCCGACGTTCGCCTCGACCTTGAACTCGCGCAACAGGCGATCGACGATGATCTCGAGGTGCAGTTCCCCCATCCCCGAAATCAGGGTCTGCCCCGTCTCCTCGTCGTTTCGGACCTGGAAGGAGGGGTCCTCCATCATCAACTTCTGGAGGGAGAAGCCGAGCTTCTCCTGGTCCGCCTTGGTCTTGGGCTCGATGGCGATGGAGATGACCGGCGCGGGGGACGTGATCGACTCGAGGATGATCTCGTGGTCCTGGTCGCAGAGGGTGTCGCCCGTATAGGCGGTCTTGAGCCCGACCACGGCGGCGATCTCGCCTGCATAGATGGTCTTGATCTCTTCCCTCTTGTTGGCGTGCATCTTGAGGAGCCGGCCGACCCGTTCCTTCTTCTGCCGGACGGAATTGTAGATGAAGTCCCCCGAGCTGAGCACGCCGGAATAGACACGCACGAAGGTGAGGTGCCCGACGAAGGGATCGTTCATGATCTTGAAGGCGAGCGCCGAGAAGGGCTCGTCGTCGGAAGGCTTGCGGATCTCCTCGCCCTTGCCGTGCGGGTCGATCCCCACGACCGGCGGGATGTCCAGCGGGGACGGGAGGTAATCGACCACCGCGTCGAGCATCGGCTGGACGCCCTTGTTGCGGAACGCCGTGCCGCAGACGACGGGGGTGATCCGGTTCCCGATGGCGGCCTGGCGGATCGCGCTCATGAGCTCCTCGACCGGGATCTCCTGTCCGAGCAGGAACCGCTCCACGAGGGTGTCGTCGACGTCGGCCACCGCTTCGAGCAGGCGCTCCCGCGCCACGGCGACTTCGGCTGCCATGTCGTCCGGGACCGGCTCGTCGTGGAACTTCGCCCCGAGGGTGTCCTCCTCCCATACGATCGCCTTCATCCGGACCAGGTCGATGACTCCTCGGAAGGATTCCTCCTTCCCCAGGGGAAGCTGTATGGGGACCGGATTGGCGGCGAGCCGTTCCTTCATCATCCGCACCACGCGCTCGAAATCGGCGCCGGTACGGTCCATCTTGTTGACCATGGCGAGTCGGGGCACGCGGAACTTGTCCGCCTGGCGCCACACCGTCTCCGACTGGGGCTCGACGCCGCCGACCGCGCAAAAGACCGCCACGGCTCCGTCGAGAACCCTCAACGAACGTTCCACCTCGATCGTGAAATCGACGTGCCCCGGGGTGTCGATGATGTTGATCCGGTGGCCCCGCCAGAAGCACGTCGTCGCGGCGGAAGTGATGGTGATGCCCCTCTCCTGCTCCTGCTCCATCCAGTCCATCGTGGCGGTGCCGTCGTGGACCTCTCCCATCTTGTGGGAGACGCCGGTGTAATAGAGCACGCGCTCGGTCGTCGTCGTCTTCCCGGCGTCGATGTGAGCCATGATCCCGATGTTCCGGGTTTTATCGAGCGGTGAAACTCTTGCCACGAAACGTCCCTTCCCTTCCCTGCCGCCGCTCTCTTACCAGCGGTAGTGCGCGAACGCCTTGTTCGCCTCGGCCATCTTGTGGGTGTCTTCCTTCTTCTTGAACGTGTTGCCGCGGTTGTTGTAGGCGTCGAGAAGCTCGCCCGAGAGGCGCTGGATCATGGTCTTCTCGGCCCGCTCCCGTGCGTACCCGACCAGCCAGCGGATCGAGAGGGACTGGCGCCGTTCCGGACGGATCTCGATCGGGACCTGGTACGTGGCGCCGCCGACCCTGCGGGACTTGACCTCGACCACCGGCTTCACGTTCTCGATCGCCTTTTTCATGACCGCGACCGGATCTTCCTTCGTCTTTTCCTTGAGGACGTCCAGCGACCCGTACACGACGTTCTCGGCGACCCGCGCTTTTCCGTCCAGCATGATGGCGTGGATCATCTTTGCGACCAGCACGTCGTTGTACACGGGATCGGGCGAAACGACCCGCTTGGAAACGAAACCTCTCCTGGGCATACGATCGAACCCCCTCGGCCAGTTGCCTCGGAATGGGAAACACATGACTACAACGGTTCCCGCAACCCATCCTGCGGTGCGGGAGCGTTACCAACCCGTTTTTACCCTTCCCGGCAGACCCGCCGGGGATCGGAAGGAACCTCTACGCTGAAAATGGGGAAGCTATTTGGGTCGCTTTGTACCGTACTTCGACCGCGACTTCCGTCTGTCCTGGACACCAACGGAATCCAGCTTCCCACGGATGATGTGATAGCGAACCCCGGGAAGGTCCTTTACGCGTCCTCCCCGGATCATGACCACGGAGTGTTCCTGAAGGTTGTGCCCCTCGCCCGGGATGTACACCGTCACCTCGAGGCCGTTGGTGAGCCGCACCCTTGCCACCTTCCGCAACGCGGAGTTCGGTTTCTTGGGTGTGGTGGTGTACACGCGGAGGCAAACGCCCCGCTTCTGGGGACAGGAATCGAGCGCCGGGGAGTTGCTCTTGTTGGCGACGACTTCCCGCCCCTTCCGGACCAGCTGGTTGATCGTGGGCATTCCCGTTCCTTCCGGTTTGCGAAACTCTATCTCAACAGAATGAACTGCTATTTATAACAATAGTCCCCTGATCTGTCAACGATTTTCTTCCAATTCGCATGAATCGGGGTTTCGATGCGCCGTTACCGGGCTTCCTCCTCGTCCTTCGGGAATTCCGGCTCCGGTTCGGGCATGGGCGGAGCCTCCACGACGAGCGGCGGGTCGGATTCGAAATCCATGTCGGCGTACGCCGCGGCGCCCGTTCCGCCGGGGATGAGGCGCCCCATGATCACGTTTTCCTTCAGTCCGGCGAGGTAATCCACCCTTCCGTGGACCGACGCGTCCGTGAGGATCTTGGTCGTCTCCTGGAAGGAGGCGGCGGAGATCCACGACTCCGTCGAAAGCGACGCCTTCGTGATCCCGAGGAGGAGCGGCTCCGCCGTGGCGGGCTTTCCTCCCGCCTGCTTCACCACCCGCTCGTTTTCCTCCCGGAAGATCCACTTCTCGACACTTTGCCCCACGAGGAACGTGGTGTCGCCGGGATCCGTGATCTTGACCCGCCGCAGCATCTGGCGGACGATCGTCTCGATGTGCTTGTCGTTGATCCGTACGCCCTGGAGCCGGTACACCTCCTGGATCTCGTTGACGAGGAACCGGGCAAGCTCCTTGTCCCCGAGGACCCGAAGGATGTCGTGCGGGTTCGGCGATCCGTCCATGAGGGCCTCGCCGGCCCGGATCCGCTCGCCGTCGTGGACCGTGATGTGCTTCCCGCGGGGGATCGTGTACTCCCGGGGCGCACCGACTTCCGGCACCACCTGGATCTTGCGTTTCCCCTTGAAATCCTTCCCCATCTGGACGATGCCGTCGATCTCGGAGATGAGGGCGTACTCCTTCGGCTTGCGCGCCTCGAAGAGCTCCGCGACGCGGGGAAGACCTCCGGTGATGTCCTTGGTCTTGGTCGTTTCGCGCGGGATCTTGGCGATGATGTCTCCCGCCTGGACCTTCTGCCCCTCGTCGACCAGGATGTTGGAGCCGCTGGGAAGGAGGTACCGGGCCTCGCTCGAGGACCCGGGGAGCTTGCGCGTCGTCCGGCCGCCTACCTCCTTGAGGGAGATCCGGGGACGCACCTCGGGATCCTTGGACTCGATGATGACGCGCGTGGAACGTCCCGTGACCTCGTCGACCTGCTCGCGCATGGTCACGTTTTCGATGATGTCCCCGAACTTGATCTCCCCGTCGACCTCGGTGAGGATCGGGATGTTGTACGGATCCCATTCCGCAAGCCGTGTCCCGTCCTTCACCTTTTCTCCGTCCGCGACCATGAGGACCGCCCCGTACGGGATCTGGTACTTCTCCCGCTCGCGGTGGTTCTCGTCGAGCAGCACCAGGTAGCCGTTCCGGTTCATCGCGACAAGGTGCTTTTCGCGGTTCTCGACGGCGACGATCCCCTGGAACTTGATGCGTCCCGCCTGCTTGGACTGGTGGGAGCTCTGCGCGATCGAACCGGCCGTCGCGATGCCGCCGATGTGGAACGTCCGCATCGTCAACTGCGTCCCGGGTTCCCCGATGGACTGCGCGGAGATGATCCCGACCGCCTCGCCGATGGCCACCATCTTCCCGCGGGCCAGGTCGCGTCCGTAGCAGAGGGCGCACACCCCCCGCTTGCTCTCGCAGGTCAGGGCGGAGCGGATCTTCACCTCGTCCAGGCCGGACATCTCGATCTGCCGGGCGACCTCCTCGTTGATCTCCTGGTTCGCGGCGACGAGGAGCTTCCCCTCCAGGTCGTAGAGATCCTCGAGGGCGGCGCGGCCCAGGATCCGGTCCGACAGGCGGTCGATGATCTCCCCGCCCTCGATCAGGGCCCGTACCCCGATGCCGTCGAGCGTCTGGCAATCCTCCTCGACGACGATGCAGTCCTGCGCCACGTCGACCAGCCGGCGGGTCAGGTACCCCGAGTTCGCGGTCTTGAGCGCGGTATCCGCCAACCCCTTGCGCGCGCCGTGGGTCGAGATGAAGTATTCGCCCACGGACAGCCCCTCCCGGAAGTTCGACCGGATCGGCGTCTCGATGATCTCGCCGGACGGCTTGGCCATGAGTCCGCGCATCCCGGCCAGCTGCATCATCTGCTTGTCGGACCCGCGGGCGCCGGAGTCGGCCATCATGTAGATCGGGTTGAAGCTGGTGACCTTCTTTTCCTTGCCGTCCTTGCCCTTGACGGTCTCGGTCCCCATCTCCTTGATCATCTCCTTGGCGACCCGTTCCGTCGCCGCCGACCAGATGTCGACGACCTTGTTGTACCTCTCGCCCGGGGTGATCAGCCCCTCGACGTGCTCGTTGATGACCTTTTCGAGGTCGACCGACGCGCGGTCGAGGATCGCCTTCTTGCTCGACGGGATGACCATGTCGTCGATGCAGATCGAGATTCCGGAGATCGTCGCGAACTGGAACCCCGTGTTCTTCAACTGGTCCGCCAGGATGACCGTGGCCTTCTGGCCGCAGTTCCGGTACGTGATGTCGATCAGCTCGGCGAGGTCCTTCTTCTTCATCACCTTGTTCACGTACTCGAAGGGGACCTCTTTCGGGACCACCTCGTAGAGCAGGACGCGCCCGGTGGTGGTATCGACCATCTTTCCGCCGAGGCGCACGCGGATCGCCGCCTGGAGCCCCACCGCGCCGGCGTCGTAGGCGATGCGCACCTCGTCGGGAGCGGCGAACTTCTTCCCCTCGCCCGTTTGTCCGTCCCGCTGGCGCGTGAGGTAGTAGATCCCCAGCACGATGTCCTGGGAGGGCCCGATGACGGGCTTGCCGTGGGCCGGGGAGAGGATGTTGTTGGTCGACATCATCAGGACCCGCGCCTCCATCTGCGCCTCGATGGAGAGCGGAACGTGGACCGCCATCTGGTCCCCGTCGAAGTCGGCGTTGAAGGCGAAGCAGACCAGCGGATGAAGCTGGATCGCCTTCCCCTCGATCAACACCGGCTCGAACGCCTGCACGCCGAGGCGGTGGAGCGTCGGCGCCCGGTTCAGCATGACGGGAAGCTGGCGGATGACCTCGTCGAGGGCGTCCCAGACCTCGCGCTTCTCCTTCTCCACCATCTTCTTCGCCTGCTTGATGGTGGTCGCGAACCCGCCCTCCTCGAGCTTGTTGAAGATGAACGGCTTGAACAGCTCGAGCGCCATCTTTTTCGGAAGGCCGCACTGGTGAAGCTTCAGCTCCGGCCCGACGACGATCACCGAGCGGCCCGAGTAGTCGACGCGTTTCCCGAGGAGGTTCTGCCGGAACCGGCCGCCCTTGCCCTTCAGCATGTCGGACAGCGACTTGAGGGGGCGCTTGTTCGATCCCGTGATGAGCTTCCCCCTGCGTCCGTTGTCGAACAGCGCGTCAACGGCCTCCTGCAGCATCCGCTTCTCGTTCCGGATGATGATCTCGGGGGCGGAAAGGTCGAGGAGGCGCTTCAGCCGGTTGTTCCGGTTGATGACGCGCCGGTACAGGTCGTTCAGGTCCGACGTTGCGAACCGCCCGCCGTCGAGCGGTACCAGGGGGCGAAGGTCCGGAGGCAGGACGGGGATGACCTGCTGGACCATCCACTCGGGCTTCTGATCGCTGTCCCGGAACGCCTCGACGATCTTCAGCCGCTTGGAGATCTTCTTCTTCTTCGCCTCCGAGGCGGTATCGGCCATCTCCTTGCGGAGGGACTCGGAGAGCTTCGCCAGGTCCAGCCCGGCCAGCAGCGTCCGGATCGCTTCCGCGCCCATCCCCACGCGGAACCGCTCGCGAAGCTGGTCCTGCTTGTCCTTGTCCCCCTTGAAGAGCTCCCGGTACTCCTCGAACTTCTCCCGGTACTTCGCCTCGGTGAGGACCTCCTGCGGCTGCGTGTCGGTCTCCCACGGATCGAGGACGATGTACTTCTCGAAGTAGATCACGGCCTCGACGTCCTTCATCGGCATGTCCAGGATCGTCGCGATCCGGGACGGAAGGCTTTTCAGGAACCAGATATGCGCGACCGGCGAAGCCAGCTCGATGTGGCCCATCCGCTCGCGGCGGACCTTGGACTGGATGACCTCGACGCCGCACTTCTCGCAGACGATCCCACGGTGCTTCATGCGCTTGTACTTGCCGCAATTGCACTCGTAGTCCTTGATGGGACCGAAGATCTTCGCGCAGAACAGCCCGTCGCGCTCGGGCTTGAAGGTCCGGTAGTTCAGCGTCTCCGGCTTCTTCACTTCCCCGTGCGACCACTTGCGGATCTGCTCGGGGGATGCGATCGAGATCCGGATTCCCGAAAAATGGACGGGATCCTTCGGTTTTTCAACGCGGGTGAAAAGGTCTTCCACGGGTGCCTCCCGGTTACGTTTCCGCTACGGTTTGCTGCCGGTTACTGCTGGGGCTCCTCGCTGATCAGCTCGACGTCCAGGCCCAGCGCCTGGAGCTCCTTGATCAGCACGTTGAACGATTCGGGGAGTCCGGGCTCGAGGGAGAAGTTCCCCTTGACGATGGACTCGTACATCCTCGCGCGTCCCGGGACGTCGTCGGACTTGACGGTCAGGAACTCCTGAAGGGTGTACGCCGCGCCGTACGCCTCGAGCGCCCACACTTCCATCTCGCCGAGGCGCTGCCCGCCGAACTGCGCCTTGCCGCCCAGCGGCTGCTGGGTGACCAGGGAGTACGGCCCGGTCGAACGGGCGTGG includes:
- the fusA gene encoding elongation factor G — translated: MARVSPLDKTRNIGIMAHIDAGKTTTTERVLYYTGVSHKMGEVHDGTATMDWMEQEQERGITITSAATTCFWRGHRINIIDTPGHVDFTIEVERSLRVLDGAVAVFCAVGGVEPQSETVWRQADKFRVPRLAMVNKMDRTGADFERVVRMMKERLAANPVPIQLPLGKEESFRGVIDLVRMKAIVWEEDTLGAKFHDEPVPDDMAAEVAVARERLLEAVADVDDTLVERFLLGQEIPVEELMSAIRQAAIGNRITPVVCGTAFRNKGVQPMLDAVVDYLPSPLDIPPVVGIDPHGKGEEIRKPSDDEPFSALAFKIMNDPFVGHLTFVRVYSGVLSSGDFIYNSVRQKKERVGRLLKMHANKREEIKTIYAGEIAAVVGLKTAYTGDTLCDQDHEIILESITSPAPVISIAIEPKTKADQEKLGFSLQKLMMEDPSFQVRNDEETGQTLISGMGELHLEIIVDRLLREFKVEANVGRPQVAYRETITRHAKQEGRYIRQTGGRGQYGHVWITVEPCEKGKGFEFVNKIVGGSIPREYIPAVEKGIIEAAEGGVIAGYPVVDVLVSLIEGSYHEVDSSEMAFKIAGSMAFKAACKGAGPILLEPVMGVEVVCPEDFTGDVIGDLSSRRGRIQGIEARGNTQVIGAHVPLAEMFGYATDLRSKTQGRATYTMQFDHYEPAPQSVSEEVIAKVKGA
- the rpsG gene encoding 30S ribosomal protein S7 — its product is MPRRGFVSKRVVSPDPVYNDVLVAKMIHAIMLDGKARVAENVVYGSLDVLKEKTKEDPVAVMKKAIENVKPVVEVKSRRVGGATYQVPIEIRPERRQSLSIRWLVGYARERAEKTMIQRLSGELLDAYNNRGNTFKKKEDTHKMAEANKAFAHYRW
- the rpsL gene encoding 30S ribosomal protein S12, whose amino-acid sequence is MPTINQLVRKGREVVANKSNSPALDSCPQKRGVCLRVYTTTPKKPNSALRKVARVRLTNGLEVTVYIPGEGHNLQEHSVVMIRGGRVKDLPGVRYHIIRGKLDSVGVQDRRKSRSKYGTKRPK